A window of Streptomyces profundus genomic DNA:
GCCCCGTGCGGTCCCTCCGCACGCTGTCCTCACCCTCCAGGCGCGAGACGCCCCGCCAGATCGGATCTAGCGGGGCGCCAACCAACGCCGGGCCGTCCCGCTGCGCGCGGAACGGCCCGACGGCTCCTCCTCCCGGTCTTCCCCCTTCTTCCCCCTTCTTCTGGCTTCTCCGGTGCGACGCGTTCTCTAGGGCGACGCCGGCTCGCCCGCGCGCTGCCGGAACTCCAGCCGGTCGTCCACCACATCGACCGTCAACGCGGAGTGCGGGGTCAGCTCCCCGCGCAGCAGGCGGCGCGACAGCTCGTTGGTCACCTCGCGCTGGATCGTCCGGCGCAGCGGCCTCGCCCCGTACTCCGGCTGGTAGCCGCGCTCGGCCAGCCAGTCGACGGCCGCCGGCGTGAAGCTCACCGCCACGTCCTGCGCGTGCAGCTGGTGCCTGGTGTCGTTCAGCATCAGATCGGTCACCGCCCGCAACTGCTCGCCGGTGAGCTGCCGGAAGATCACGATCTCGTCGATCCGGTTGAGGAACTCGGGGCGGAAGTGCTCCCGCAGCGGGCGCAGCACCCGTTCCCTGCGCTCCTCCTCCGCGCCGCCCGCGCCGCTGCCGAAGCCGGCCCTCGGACCCCTGGCGCTGATCACCTCGGAGCCCAGGTTGCTGGTCATCACGATCACCGTGTTGCTGAAGTTGACCCGCCGTCCCTGCGCGTCGGTCAGCCGGCCGTCGTCCAACACCTGCAACAGGATGTTGAACACATCGGGATGCGCCTTCTCCACCTCGTCCAGCAGCAACAGCGAGTACGGGTTGCGGCGCACCATCTCCGTCAGCTGACCCGCCTCCTCGTGGCCCACATAGCCGGGCGGCGCCCCCACCAGGCGGGACACCGTGTGCCGCTCCTGGTACTCGCTCATGTCCAGCCGGACCATCCGCTCGTCGCTGCCGAACAGCGCCTCGGCCAGGGCCCTGGCCAGCTCCGTCTTGCCGACCCCCGTCGGGCCCAGGAACAGGAAGCTGCCGATCGGGCGGTCCCCGCCGGTCAGCCCCGCCCGCGAGCGCAGCACCGCGTCGGCGACGGCCGTGACCGCCTCGTCCTGCCCGATCACCCGCTCCCGCAGCTGGCTCTCCAGGCCCAGCAGCCGCTCCCGCTCCTCCTGGGTGAGGCTGCTCACCGGGATCCCCGTCTGCCGCGACACCACATCGGCGATGTCGTCCACCGTCACCTCGGCGATCCGCTCCCGCTCCGGACGGTGCTCCCCGTCCTCCTCGACGCGCAGCTCCAACTCCGCCAGCCGGTCCCGCAGTTCGCTCGCCCGCTCGTAGTCCTCCGCCGCCACCGCCTGGTCCTTGTCCCGGCCGACCTGCTCCATCTCCCGTTGCAGCGCCCGGACATCGGTGCTGGTGGTGGACGTCCGCATCCGCACCCGGGCGCCCGCCTGGTCGATCAGGTCGATCGCCTTGTCCGGCAGGAACCGGTCCGTGAGATAGCGGTCCGAGAGCTGGACGGCCGCGATCAGCGCCTCGTCCGTGTAACGCGCCTGGTGGTGCGCCTCGTAGCGGTCCCGCAGCCCGCGCAGGATCGCCACCGCGTCCTCCGTCGTCGGCTCCGGCACCAGAATCGGCTGGAAGCGCCGCGCCAGCGCCGCGTCCTTCTCGATGTACCGCCGGTGCTCCTCCAGCGTGGTGGCGCCGATCACATGCAACTCGCCCCTGGCCAGCGCCGGTTTGAGGATGTTGCCGGCGTCCATCGCGCCACCCTCACCGCCGCCCCCGGCGCCCACCACCGTGTGCAGCTCGTCGATGAAGACGATCACCTGGTCGGACTGGGCGCGGATCTCGTCGATCAGCCCGGTCAGCCGCTCCTCGAAATCGCCCCGATAGCGCGTACCGGCCACCAGCGCCGAGAAGTTGAGCTGCACCACCCGCCGCCCCAGCAGGCTGTCCGGCACATCGCCCTCGACCATCCGTTGCGCCAACCCCTCGACCACGGCCGTCTTGCCGACGCCCGCCTCGCCGATCAGCACCGGGTTGTTCTTGCCCCGCCTGGCCAGCACCTCCACCGTCTGCTCGATCTCCCGCTCCCTGCCGATCACCGGATCGATCTCCCCGGCCTTCGCCAGCTCGCTCAGATCCCGCCCGTACCGGTCGAGGTTCGACGTCCGGCCGCGCCCGGACGGGCTCGGCGCCCCCGCCCGCTCGCTCGGCCCCTGGCCGCCGCCCTGACCGGCCGGCGTGCCCGAGGACGAGGGGTCGAACCTGGCGGCGTCCAGCGTCCGCCCCGCCGTCGAGTCCTTGTTCGCGGCCAGCGCCAACAGCAGATGCTCGGGGCCGATATAGCTCGCGCCCGAGGCCAGCGCCACCCGGTGCGCGTCCAGCAGCGCGCGCTTCGCCGCCGGGCTCACCGACAGCGAGCCGCGCGCCGGCGCGTTCCGCGCGTCCCCCGCGTGCTGGTCGATCTCCTCGGCCAACGCGTCCGGATCGGCCCCCGACCTGGCGACCATGCCCCGGGTCGGCTCGGTGACCAACGCCGCCCGCAGCAGATGCTCGGTGTCCAGATCGTCGCTGCCGTGCTGCGCCGCGTAGGAGGCCGCGCCCGAGACCAACTGCCAGGCCGGTTCGCTCATCAGCCGCAGGAAGTCGTGTGTGCCACGGTCGGGACGCGCCCCGCCCAGGGGCGCTCCGCCGCCGAAGAGCCGCGCCAGGTACTCCCCCAGCGGATCGCGGCCGAAGTCGTCAGGACCCAATGGACTCGTCATCGCTGCCACCCGTCGGCCGGCGCCCGGCCGAGATCGCTTGTGCTGGACGTGTGCCAGGGCCGAGTTCCCCGGGGGCGCCGATCCACACTGATCGACGCCGATCGCGGGGTGCGGGCGGAGCGGTGCCGTGCCGGACGCGCGTCAGCCGTGCGGGGGCGAGCAGGTGACCGAGGACTGGCAGGTGTAGCCCCTGCCCTTGCAGTGCCAACAGCGGTGCGGCGCGACCACGCCCTCGGCCTCGCCGGTGTCGGAGAGGTAGAGCGTCTCGCGCACGTCCATGCGCTCACCGCCACAGCCCCGGCACCGTGGGTGCGGACCCGGGCAGCATCGTGTTCGCCAACGTCTGTTCATGGTGGCCTTCCGCATCGGTGGGGTCGATCGGGGGGCGTTGATCGGTGGGGGGTTGATCGAAGACTCGGGGACTCGAAGGGGGGTCAGGGGGTTCTCGACGGGGTACTCGACGGGATTTCGCCCGTGGCGGGTGATCCCGGTTCGCCTCCTACCCGGCAACGGGCATCGGACCCCCATCCGCCCTTCGTACACTTGTGTAGATGTTGTCGACGTCGGCCACACTCCCCTCCCCGTCGCAGGAGATCGACGATCCCCTGCTGCGACGGGCCGGCATCAGCCTGTGGATCAAGCGGGACGACCTGATCCATCCGCTGATCCCGGGCAACAAATGGCGCAAACTGCTCCCCAACCTGCGGGCCGCCCGGATCGCGGGACACCGCCGGCTGCTCACCTTCGGCGGCGCCTACTCCCACCACCTCACCGCCGTCGCCGCCGCGGCCGCGGCCACCGGCTTCGACTCCGTCGGCCTGGTGCGCGGCGACGAACTGGCCACGGCGCCCCGCAACCCGGCGCTGGCCAGAGCCGAACGGGACGGCATGCGGCTTGCGTTCCTCAGCCGCGCCGCGTACCGGGAGACGCTGCGCGCGCTGGACGAGCCGGCCACGCGACGCCGGCTGACGGAACGGTTCGGCACGGCCCATGTGCTGCCGGAGGGCGGCTCCAACGCGCTGGCCGCGCGCGGCGCGGCCGAGATCGTCGCCGAGCTCGCCGCCGAACGCCCCGGCGGCCTCGGCCCGCGCGATCTCGTCTGCTGCCCCGTGGGCAGCGGCGGCACGCTGGCCGGCATCGCGGCGGCCCTGCCGCCGGGCGCGCACGCGCTGGGGGTCGCGGTGCTGCGCGGCGCGGACGGCTATCTGGAGGCCGAGGTCGCCGCGCTGCACCGCGCGGGCTGGGGGCGCGAGTTCCCGCGCTGGACGATCGACCACGGCCACCACGGCGGCGGCTACGGCCGCATACCTCCCGAACTGGCCGCCTTCACCGACGACTTCGAGCGGACGCACGGCATCCGTCTCGAACGGCGCTATGTGGCGAAGACGCTGCGCTGTCTGTACCAGCGCACCGCCCAGGGCCACTTCCCCCCTGGCACCCGCCTCACCGCCGTGGTCACCGGGCCTCCGACGGACACCGACTGACCGCGCGGGCTCCGGCTAAGGGGCGGTGACGCGGATCTTGGACTGGCCGTGGGGGAGTTCCTCCCAGTCGTCCATGAACTGGGCCTTGAGCCCGTGGCGTTCGGCGAGCGCCACCAGCGTCTCGGTGCGGTAGTAGAAGTCCTCGCGCAGCACCTGGTGTTCGCGGCCCTCGGTGCGGTCGTAGGTGAAGTCGAAGAAGCCGTCCGGGGCCAGCAGGCGACCGACGTGGCTCAGGCACTCGTCG
This region includes:
- a CDS encoding ATP-dependent Clp protease ATP-binding subunit, with protein sequence MTSPLGPDDFGRDPLGEYLARLFGGGAPLGGARPDRGTHDFLRLMSEPAWQLVSGAASYAAQHGSDDLDTEHLLRAALVTEPTRGMVARSGADPDALAEEIDQHAGDARNAPARGSLSVSPAAKRALLDAHRVALASGASYIGPEHLLLALAANKDSTAGRTLDAARFDPSSSGTPAGQGGGQGPSERAGAPSPSGRGRTSNLDRYGRDLSELAKAGEIDPVIGREREIEQTVEVLARRGKNNPVLIGEAGVGKTAVVEGLAQRMVEGDVPDSLLGRRVVQLNFSALVAGTRYRGDFEERLTGLIDEIRAQSDQVIVFIDELHTVVGAGGGGEGGAMDAGNILKPALARGELHVIGATTLEEHRRYIEKDAALARRFQPILVPEPTTEDAVAILRGLRDRYEAHHQARYTDEALIAAVQLSDRYLTDRFLPDKAIDLIDQAGARVRMRTSTTSTDVRALQREMEQVGRDKDQAVAAEDYERASELRDRLAELELRVEEDGEHRPERERIAEVTVDDIADVVSRQTGIPVSSLTQEERERLLGLESQLRERVIGQDEAVTAVADAVLRSRAGLTGGDRPIGSFLFLGPTGVGKTELARALAEALFGSDERMVRLDMSEYQERHTVSRLVGAPPGYVGHEEAGQLTEMVRRNPYSLLLLDEVEKAHPDVFNILLQVLDDGRLTDAQGRRVNFSNTVIVMTSNLGSEVISARGPRAGFGSGAGGAEEERRERVLRPLREHFRPEFLNRIDEIVIFRQLTGEQLRAVTDLMLNDTRHQLHAQDVAVSFTPAAVDWLAERGYQPEYGARPLRRTIQREVTNELSRRLLRGELTPHSALTVDVVDDRLEFRQRAGEPASP
- a CDS encoding 1-aminocyclopropane-1-carboxylate deaminase/D-cysteine desulfhydrase; the encoded protein is MLSTSATLPSPSQEIDDPLLRRAGISLWIKRDDLIHPLIPGNKWRKLLPNLRAARIAGHRRLLTFGGAYSHHLTAVAAAAAATGFDSVGLVRGDELATAPRNPALARAERDGMRLAFLSRAAYRETLRALDEPATRRRLTERFGTAHVLPEGGSNALAARGAAEIVAELAAERPGGLGPRDLVCCPVGSGGTLAGIAAALPPGAHALGVAVLRGADGYLEAEVAALHRAGWGREFPRWTIDHGHHGGGYGRIPPELAAFTDDFERTHGIRLERRYVAKTLRCLYQRTAQGHFPPGTRLTAVVTGPPTDTD